A stretch of the Aegilops tauschii subsp. strangulata cultivar AL8/78 chromosome 4, Aet v6.0, whole genome shotgun sequence genome encodes the following:
- the LOC141021898 gene encoding uncharacterized protein → MTWLHDGDASAQFFKQHASHRRRCNAIMSLRSNDSTITGHEEIAEAVDLYLEGIIGSMPQRERILNFDTLGLPRLDLAHLEDIIKGDFMRALDCFFRGDMRGLHAINKALVTLIPKIDGAEEIMDFPPVSLVQGAIKIFDKVLSVRLTEDLPRLAGVHQSAFVRGRSMHDNFMLVQCTARKLHPLRNASVMV, encoded by the exons ATGACGTGGCTTCACGACGGAGATGCGTCTGCACAGTTCTTCAAACAACATGCTAGCCATAGGAGGCGGTGCAACGCCATTATGAGCCTCCGAAGCAACGATAGTACCATCACTGGGCACGAGGAAATTGCAGAGGCGGTGGACCTATATTTGGAGGGGATTATTGGCTCGATGCCGCAAAGGGAGAGGATCCTCAACTTCGACACGCTGGGCCTGCCAAGGCTGGACTTGGCGCACCTGGAG GATATCATCAAGGGTGACTTCATGAGGGCGCTAGATTGTTTCTTCAGGGGCGACATGAGGGGACTGCACGCTATCAACAAAGCCCTTGTCACCCTCATTCCAAAAATAGATGGTGCGGAGGAGATCATGGACTTTCCGCCGGTGAGCTTGGTGCAAGGGGCCATCAAAATCTTTGACAAGGTCCTCTCGGTGAGGCTTACGGAGGACTTGCCGCGGCTTGCGGGGGTCCACCAGAGCGCATTTGTGCGTGGGAGATCGATGCATGATAACTTCATGCTTGTCCAGTGTACTGCGAGGAAACTTCATCCACTCCGGAATGCTTCTGTCATGGTCTAG